Proteins encoded in a region of the Bacillus sp. T3 genome:
- a CDS encoding DUF2529 domain-containing protein, translating to MFSTQLSGLFKKIQEQNEFELEDGARLLAQAVVGDGCIYVRGFGEMEAVEAEAVFGAEPLAYVKKWESDLDCRDVTGADRVLMFTRFSNDADAIELGRELHERGLAFVAVCTVVDTENNLGDLADVVIDLKLAKGLLPGEEGNRIGYPGAMAGLFVYYALKFTLDEIMEDVE from the coding sequence ATGTTTTCAACGCAATTATCTGGTTTGTTTAAAAAAATCCAAGAGCAGAATGAATTTGAGCTCGAGGACGGCGCCCGACTTCTAGCTCAGGCTGTTGTTGGTGATGGATGTATCTATGTTCGTGGCTTTGGCGAAATGGAAGCGGTCGAAGCTGAGGCTGTTTTTGGTGCGGAGCCATTGGCGTATGTGAAAAAGTGGGAAAGCGATTTAGATTGCCGAGATGTGACGGGTGCGGATCGCGTGTTGATGTTCACTCGCTTTTCGAATGATGCCGATGCTATCGAGCTCGGGCGCGAACTGCATGAGCGTGGCCTAGCGTTTGTTGCGGTGTGTACGGTAGTAGATACTGAAAATAACCTTGGCGATTTGGCGGATGTCGTGATTGATCTAAAGCTTGCCAAAGGCTTGCTGCCAGGAGAAGAAGGTAATCGAATCGGCTATCCTGGGGCAATGGCTGGTTTGTTTGTTTATTATGCATTGAAATTCACGTTGGATGAGATTATGGAGGACGTGGAGTAG